Proteins from one Rhinopithecus roxellana isolate Shanxi Qingling chromosome 20, ASM756505v1, whole genome shotgun sequence genomic window:
- the BICDL2 gene encoding BICD family-like cargo adapter 2 isoform X2: MGRGLNSARLRRQKRRLRPRVQKPRQQLERLQQENHELRRGLAARGAEWEARAVELEGDVEALRAQLGEQRSEQQDSGRERARALSELSEQNLRLSQQLAQASQTEQELQRELDTLRGQCQAQALAGAELRTRLESLQGENQMLQSRRQDLEAQIQGLLEEVEKGQGRLQTTHEELLLLRRERREHNLELERARSEAGEALSALRRLQRRVSELEEESRLQDADVSGASLQSELAHSLEDGDQGQSAEARRDTPTTRSPKTREASSPQPSPPEESLEPPRKRTSLSPAEILEEKEAEVAKLQDEISLQQAELQSLREELQRQKELRAQEDPGEALHSALSDRDEAVNKALELSLELNRVSLERDSLSRELLRAIRQKVALTQELEAWQDDMQVVIGQQLRSQRQKELSAAASSSTPRRAAPRFSLRLGPGPGGGFFSNLFRRT; the protein is encoded by the exons atggGCCGGGGCTTGAACTCTGCCAGACTCAGGCGCCAAAAACGGCGCTTGCGACCTCGGGTCCAGAAGCCCAGGCAGCAGCTGGAG CGGCTCCAGCAGGAGAACCATGAGCTCCGGCGAGGCCTGGCAGCCCGAGGAGCCGAGTGGGAGGCCAGGGCCGTGGAGCTGGAGGGGGACGTGGAGGCCCTGCGGGCCCAGCTCGGGGAACAGCGCTCGGAGCAGCAGGACAGTGGGCGAGAACGGGCACGGGCCCTCAGTGAGCTCAGCGAGCAGAACCTCCGGCTCAGCCAGCAGCTCGCTCAG GCCTCCCAGACTGAGCAGGAACTTCAGAGGGAACTGGACACCCTTCGGGGACAGTGCCAGGCTCAGGCACTGGCTGGGGCAGAGCTGAGGACGCGGCTGGAGAGTCTGCAGGGGGAA AACCAGATGCTGCAGAGCCGCCGGCAGGACCTGGAGGCCCAGATCCAAGGCCTGCTTGAGGAGGTGGAGAAGGGCCAGGGCCGACTGCAGACCACGCACGAGGAGTTGCTGCTGCTGAGGCGGGAGCGGCGGGAGCACAACCTGGAG CTGGAACGCGCACGGTCCGAGGCCGGGGAGGCGCTGAGCGCGCTGCGGAGGCTGCAGCGGCGCGTCTCCGAACTGGAGGAGGAGTCACGCCTCCAGGACGCCGACGTGTCAGGTGCCTCGTTGCAGTCAGAACTGGCCCACAGCCTCGAGGACGGCGACCAGGGCCAGAGCGCCGAAGCACGCAGAGACACCCCG ACCACCCGGTCCCCAAAGACCCGAGAGGCGTCCAGTCCCCAGCCTTCACCCCCGGAAGAGAGCTTAGAGCCCCCCAGGAAGCGAACATCCCTCAGCCCAGCGGAGATACTGGAGGAGAAGGAGGCGGAAGTGGCCAAGCTGCAAGATGAG ATCTCGCTGCAGCAGGCAGAGCTGCAGTCCCTGCGGGAAGAGCTGCAGAGGCAGAAGGAGCTGCGGGCGCAGGAAGACCCTGGGGAGGCCCTGCACAGTGCCCTCTCAGACCGGGACGAGGCCGTGAACAA GGCCCTGGAGCTGTCCCTGGAGCTCAACCGCGTCTCGCTGGAGCGAGACTCCCTGTCCCGGGAGCTGCTGCGCGCCATCCGCCAGAAGGTGGCGCTCACGCAGGAGCTGGAGGCCTGGCAG GACGACATGCAGGTGGTGATCGGGCAGCAGCTGCGCTCACAGCGCCAGAAGGAACTGAGCGCCGCCGCGTCGTCGTCGACCCCGCGCCGTGCTGCGCCGCGCTTCTCGCTGCGCCTGGGCCCCGGGCCCGGCGGTGGCTTTTTCAGCAACCTCTTCCGAAGGACCTGA
- the THOC6 gene encoding THO complex subunit 6 homolog isoform X1, with product MERAVPLAVPLGQTEVFQALQRLHMTIFSQSVSPCGKFLAAGNNYGQIAIFSLSAALSSEAKEESKRPVVTFQAHDGPVYSMVSTDRHLLSAGDGEVKAWLWAEMLKKGCKELWHRQPPYRTSLEVPEINALLLVPKENSLILAGGDCQLHTMDLETGTFTRVLRGHTDYIHCLALRERSPEVLSGGEDGAVRLWDLRTAKEVQTIEVYKHEECSRPHNGRWIGCLATDSDWMVCGGGPALTLWHLRSSTPTTVFPIRAPQKHVTFYQDLILSAGQGRCVNQWQLSGELKAQVPGSSPGLLSLSLNQQPTAPECKVLTAAGNSCRVDVFTNLGYRAFSLSF from the exons ATGGAGCGAGCTGTGCCGCTCGCGGTACCGCTGGGTCAG ACAGAGGTGTTCCAGGCCTTGCAGCGGCTCCATATGACCATCTTCTCCCAGAGCGTCTCACCGTGTGGGAAGTTTCTGGCGGCTGGCAACAATTATGGGCAGATTGCCATCTTCAG CTTGTCCGCTGCTTTGAGCTCCGAAGCCAAAGAGGAAAGTAAGAGGCCGGTGGTGACTTTCCAAG CCCATGATGGGCCCGTCTATAGCATGGTCTCCACCGATCGACATCTGCTTAgtgctggggatggggaggtgaAGGCCTGGCTTTGGGCGGAGATGCTCAAGAAG GGGTGTAAGGAGCTGTGGCATCGTCAGCCTCCATACAG GACCAGCCTGGAAGTGCCCGAGATCAATGCTCTGCTGCTGGTCCCCAAG GAGAATTCTCTCATCCTGGCTGGGGGAGACTGTCAGTTGCACACTATGGACCTTGAAACTGGGACTTTCACG CGGGTCCTCCGGGGCCACACAGACTACATCCATTGCCTGGCACTGCGGGAAAGGAGCCCAGAGGTGCTGTCAGGTGGCGAGGATGGAGCTGTTCGACTTTGGG ACCTACGCACAGCCAAGGAGGTCCAGACGATCGAGGTCTATAAGCACGAG GAGTGCTCGAGGCCCCACAATGGGCGCTGGATCGGATGCTTGGCAACTGATTCCGACTGGATG GTCTGTGGAGGGGGCCCAGCCCTCACCCTCTGGCACCTCCGATCCTCCACACCCACCACTGTCTTCCCCATCCGGGCGCCACAGAAGCATGTCACCTTCTACCAAGACCTG ATTCTGTCGGCTGGCCAGGGCCGCTGTGTCAACCAGTGGCAGCTGAGCGGGGAGCTGAAGGCCCAGGTGCCCGGCTCCTCCCCAGGGctgctcagcctcagcctcaaccAGCAGCCCACCGCGCCCGAGTGCAAG GTCCTGACAGCTGCAGGTAACAGCTGCCGGGTGGATGTCTTCACCAACCTGGGCTACCGAGCCTTCTCCCTGTCCTTCTGA
- the THOC6 gene encoding THO complex subunit 6 homolog isoform X2, whose amino-acid sequence MTIFSQSVSPCGKFLAAGNNYGQIAIFSLSAALSSEAKEESKRPVVTFQAHDGPVYSMVSTDRHLLSAGDGEVKAWLWAEMLKKGCKELWHRQPPYRTSLEVPEINALLLVPKENSLILAGGDCQLHTMDLETGTFTRVLRGHTDYIHCLALRERSPEVLSGGEDGAVRLWDLRTAKEVQTIEVYKHEECSRPHNGRWIGCLATDSDWMVCGGGPALTLWHLRSSTPTTVFPIRAPQKHVTFYQDLILSAGQGRCVNQWQLSGELKAQVPGSSPGLLSLSLNQQPTAPECKVLTAAGNSCRVDVFTNLGYRAFSLSF is encoded by the exons ATGACCATCTTCTCCCAGAGCGTCTCACCGTGTGGGAAGTTTCTGGCGGCTGGCAACAATTATGGGCAGATTGCCATCTTCAG CTTGTCCGCTGCTTTGAGCTCCGAAGCCAAAGAGGAAAGTAAGAGGCCGGTGGTGACTTTCCAAG CCCATGATGGGCCCGTCTATAGCATGGTCTCCACCGATCGACATCTGCTTAgtgctggggatggggaggtgaAGGCCTGGCTTTGGGCGGAGATGCTCAAGAAG GGGTGTAAGGAGCTGTGGCATCGTCAGCCTCCATACAG GACCAGCCTGGAAGTGCCCGAGATCAATGCTCTGCTGCTGGTCCCCAAG GAGAATTCTCTCATCCTGGCTGGGGGAGACTGTCAGTTGCACACTATGGACCTTGAAACTGGGACTTTCACG CGGGTCCTCCGGGGCCACACAGACTACATCCATTGCCTGGCACTGCGGGAAAGGAGCCCAGAGGTGCTGTCAGGTGGCGAGGATGGAGCTGTTCGACTTTGGG ACCTACGCACAGCCAAGGAGGTCCAGACGATCGAGGTCTATAAGCACGAG GAGTGCTCGAGGCCCCACAATGGGCGCTGGATCGGATGCTTGGCAACTGATTCCGACTGGATG GTCTGTGGAGGGGGCCCAGCCCTCACCCTCTGGCACCTCCGATCCTCCACACCCACCACTGTCTTCCCCATCCGGGCGCCACAGAAGCATGTCACCTTCTACCAAGACCTG ATTCTGTCGGCTGGCCAGGGCCGCTGTGTCAACCAGTGGCAGCTGAGCGGGGAGCTGAAGGCCCAGGTGCCCGGCTCCTCCCCAGGGctgctcagcctcagcctcaaccAGCAGCCCACCGCGCCCGAGTGCAAG GTCCTGACAGCTGCAGGTAACAGCTGCCGGGTGGATGTCTTCACCAACCTGGGCTACCGAGCCTTCTCCCTGTCCTTCTGA
- the HCFC1R1 gene encoding host cell factor C1 regulator 1 isoform X1 yields the protein MILQQPLERGPQGGAQRLPRAALGVIRGLDASSPLRGAVPMSTKRRLEEEQEPLRKQFLSEENMASHFSQLSLHNDHPYCSPPMAFPQALPPLRSPCSELLLWRYPGSLIPEALRLLRLGDTPSPPYPATPAGDITEL from the exons ATGATCCTTCAGCAGCCCTTGGAGCGAGGCCCCCAGGGTGGGGCCCAGCGCCTCCCGCGGGCCGCCTTGGGGGTGATTCGGGGCCTGGACGCCAG CTCCCCTCTCCGAGGAGCTGTGCCCATGAGCACCAAGCGGCGCCTGGAGGAGGAGCA GGAGCCTTTGCGCAagcagtttctatctgaggagAACATGGCCAGCCACTTCTCTCAACTCAGCCTGCACAATGACCACCCCTACTGCAGTCCCCCCATGGCCTTCCCCCAAGCCCTGCCCCCACTCAG AAGCCCTTGCTCTGAGCTGCTTCTCTGGCGCTACCCTGGCAGCCTCATCCCCGAGGCCCTCCGTCTGCTGAGACTGGGGGACACCCCCAGTCCCCCCTACCCTGCAACCCCAGCTGGGGACATAACGGAGCTCTGA
- the HCFC1R1 gene encoding host cell factor C1 regulator 1 isoform X2 codes for MILQQPLERGPQGGAQRLPRAALGVIRGLDAREPLRKQFLSEENMASHFSQLSLHNDHPYCSPPMAFPQALPPLRSPCSELLLWRYPGSLIPEALRLLRLGDTPSPPYPATPAGDITEL; via the exons ATGATCCTTCAGCAGCCCTTGGAGCGAGGCCCCCAGGGTGGGGCCCAGCGCCTCCCGCGGGCCGCCTTGGGGGTGATTCGGGGCCTGGACGCCAG GGAGCCTTTGCGCAagcagtttctatctgaggagAACATGGCCAGCCACTTCTCTCAACTCAGCCTGCACAATGACCACCCCTACTGCAGTCCCCCCATGGCCTTCCCCCAAGCCCTGCCCCCACTCAG AAGCCCTTGCTCTGAGCTGCTTCTCTGGCGCTACCCTGGCAGCCTCATCCCCGAGGCCCTCCGTCTGCTGAGACTGGGGGACACCCCCAGTCCCCCCTACCCTGCAACCCCAGCTGGGGACATAACGGAGCTCTGA
- the HCFC1R1 gene encoding host cell factor C1 regulator 1 isoform X3, with product MASHFSQLSLHNDHPYCSPPMAFPQALPPLRSPCSELLLWRYPGSLIPEALRLLRLGDTPSPPYPATPAGDITEL from the exons ATGGCCAGCCACTTCTCTCAACTCAGCCTGCACAATGACCACCCCTACTGCAGTCCCCCCATGGCCTTCCCCCAAGCCCTGCCCCCACTCAG AAGCCCTTGCTCTGAGCTGCTTCTCTGGCGCTACCCTGGCAGCCTCATCCCCGAGGCCCTCCGTCTGCTGAGACTGGGGGACACCCCCAGTCCCCCCTACCCTGCAACCCCAGCTGGGGACATAACGGAGCTCTGA